TAGTATATCATATACTTATGAGGTCAACATTCCTGAGTTTATTATTATTTACAACCAATATATTCTCCAAGCCTACCAGAAAAATCTCTGGTAGGCTTTACTTTTATACCTAAATATGGACGAACTGTTACTATATTGTTACAATCAAATAAAATGTACATAAATGGGGAGGGAATTATAGTGGAAAATAAAAATTTAGTAAAATGTAAAGCTTGTGGTGCAGATATTGCAAAGAGTGCTAAAAAGTGTCTACATTGTGGAGAAGACCAGAGAAATTTTTTTATGCGACATAAGGTATTATCTATAATAATTATTTTAATAGTATTGGCTGGTATTGGTTCTGCATTGAATAATGGGGATGATAAAACCACTACTACAAATTTTACAAGATAGGATACTGCCAACACAAAAACTTCTACTTCAACTTTAAGCGGCAAAGATTTCTGAATGATCCCAGCTTTTTTTCTTGAACTGGTATTCTAAATAGCCATAGGTGCTGATGGTCGTCCGAATTGTTGGAATTATTGTCTACTCTTAATATCCAGTTTTCTATAAAATGTGCCTCCTTTCTGAAATGTAGGATCTATCATACAATTTCTCATTACTTGATAAAGGTCAGCAGTATCTTAAACCGTTCTCTTGCTGCCAAGGCATGTGGAACATTGGCCGGCATGACCACAGATTCTCCTTTTTTAACGGTGAGGGTTTTCTCACCGATAGTGATCTCTGCAGCGCCATCCAAGATCTGTAACAGAGCGTCCCCTGGAGCGCTGTGAGCATTAATCGCTTCCCCCTGCCCTTGGTCTATAGCAAGCAATATAATGTTGATGTTGGGCAATTGAGCAATTGGTAAGCTAACCAACTTTCCCCTTTGATACTCCACCAAACTTTCCAGGTTCACGTTCTCCTCATTGGGAATATTCATGATAAACTGGTTTTTCTCCAAATTAGCTCAGTCCTTTCTTGTGTTTTAAAATATTAAGCCCCGCATGCCAGTTTCTAAGTGGGGTCTCCTGCTGTTCGCTGAAGCGCGGCCGGGTATTCTACTACTTTTTTGTAAACGTCATCCCAAGTTTTACAGGGAATAATGTTCAGAGTACTTTTGGGGTAATCCGTTTGACCATACAGAAAAATGGTTCCCTTATAACTGCTTGGTAGATAGTTAAAAATATCAAGGGTATTGTCAATCGAACTGATGACATGAGGATAGAGATAAGCTAACGTATCTGCTTTCCATTTCATTCCTTCCTCAAGCTTTAAATTGTTAGGCCTGGTTATTACCGGTACATCGGGAAAGCCATGTTTCTTCAACCATCTCTTTGTAGAACCTCTGATTGACGTCTGTCTTAAAGTGAGGTAACCTACTACAGGGATAACATGATCTATTTTTTCAACCGCTTTATCAGAACCTTTAATGATCGGATACTCTTCCGTCATTTCTTCCGATTCCAGGGCTTGCAGCCCCCACTTTCGAATTTCTTCAACATTCCAAAAGGGAACATCATGAGCAATCATTCTTGCACATAGTTCTTCTACAGATAGATCTTCAGGATTTCCATAGCGCTTTGCAAGTTCGCCGGCCATGTAATAGACTGTCCATGAAAGTGTCTCATCAAGGTCTATTACTAATCCTTGCGTTCCACTATCCTCCAGTTGTTTCTTGAAAGCAATTGTGTCA
This genomic interval from Clostridium kluyveri contains the following:
- a CDS encoding cupin domain-containing protein, with protein sequence MEKNQFIMNIPNEENVNLESLVEYQRGKLVSLPIAQLPNINIILLAIDQGQGEAINAHSAPGDALLQILDGAAEITIGEKTLTVKKGESVVMPANVPHALAARERFKILLTFIK